The nucleotide window AACTTATTTATATTCTTTAGGTAACATTAAATATTTTAAAAAACTAAAGAAGTATTCCATATTTCTATACCCATAAGCATTTCTCTTAGTAACTTTAATCTTATTATTTAATCCTTCTAATTTACCAGTACTTATATTATGTATAGAATGTGCTATTAACCCTTTTATTCTCTTTAGCTTATTATTAGCAAATATCACAAGTGGTTCTATTAAACTCTCTCTTGCAGCATTAAACCAATTCTCCCAAGATATACTAGCTTCTTCAAAACTAAAAAGATTAAATATTCTATTCATTTCTTCTTTCATAGCATAACATATAGATATCTTCTTANNNNNNNNNNNNNNNNNNNNNNNNNNNNNNNNNNNNNNNNNNNNNNNNNNNNNNNNNNNNNNNNNNNNNNNNNNNNNNNNNNNNNNNNNNNNNNNNNNNNNNNNNNNNNNNNNNNNNNNNGCTCTAAAAGATTCTTTAGATCTACCTATACCTATCCATATAGCTTCACCTAATTCTAAATCTAATACAACAGTAGCATATTTATGACCTTTTAGAATAGCAAATTCATCAATTGCTATATATTTAGGTTTATAGTTTTCTTTTTTTAGTTGTTCTTTTCTAAGTTTTAATTTTATATCTATTTCATTTTTATGTATTTTTCTAATAGTATTCCAATGTACTCCTGTAATATCTTTTATATGATTTACTGTTATATT belongs to Pseudostreptobacillus hongkongensis and includes:
- a CDS encoding transposase, with amino-acid sequence NITVNHIKDITGVHWNTIRKIHKNEIDIKLKLRKEQLKKENYKPKYIAIDEFAILKGHKYATVVLDLELGEAIWIGIGRSKESFRA
- a CDS encoding transposase, with the protein product KKISICYAMKEEMNRIFNLFSFEEASISWENWFNAARESLIEPLVIFANNKLKRIKGLIAHSIHNISTGKLEGLNNKIKVTKRNAYGYRNMEYFFSFLKYLMLPKEYK